A single window of Corvus hawaiiensis isolate bCorHaw1 chromosome 22, bCorHaw1.pri.cur, whole genome shotgun sequence DNA harbors:
- the VWA1 gene encoding von Willebrand factor A domain-containing protein 1 isoform X1, with protein sequence MTLKGVGGEEGELPPGARARTTAQQNTRRGAGGDLKSPAGGFKVVCPGPGFAMLAKAVLSLGLWLRFAAGQDTPEPGPQPPISNTEGDLLFLLDSSASVSHYEFSRVKEFMWDLLHPFTFGPRDVQTSIIHISTTPTMEFPFDQYLTSGTLRKAIRDTRQLMGDTNTGKALSYAKEKLFSGEAGARPDVPKVLVWVTDGFSTDDISEPMQLLKDMGVTVFIVSTGRSNFLELSAAASQPSDKHLHFVDVDDLPIITKELRDGILDVIQANRLHATDITSSSFRLLWPKLLSQETGYYTLEYAPAADLARKRTQQVSGAHTSLVLSDLAPETTYEVALIPESNVHYFPTQTTRVTTLAEEISPVQVLISESGPHSFHVSWAPVLDSVVSYQVLYGPLPGNSVKVLEVDGRHNSTVVEHLAPNTTYLVTVTAIYRSGKEKSLSAKACTQEEGSKVRHLRFEDVGPSSLKASWDSADGAVLGYRVRCRRQSGPSSVLSVSPQVHSVLLTDLPSGTTGKVCVQPVYRNQPGKRLCRTVHRQPATEAQGYRHTQRA encoded by the exons ATGACTCTAAAAGGAGtggggggggaggaaggagaattgcctccaggagccagagctcgcaccacagcccagcaaAACACACGGCGGGGAGCGGGCGGAGATCTCAAG aGCCCAGCTGGCGGATTTAAGGTAGTTTGCCCAGGACCAGGCTTTGCCATGCTGGCCAAGGCAGTGCTCTCCCTTGGTCTGTGGCTGCGGTTTGCTGCAGGACAGGACACACCTGAGCCAG GTCCCCAGCCACCCATTTCCAACACAGAGGGGgacctcctcttcctgctggaCAGTTCTGCCAGTGTCTCCCACTATGAGTTCTCCAGGGTCAAGGAATTCATGTGGGACCTTTTGCACCCTTTCACCTTTGGCCCCAGGGATGTCCAGACCAGCATCATCCACATCAGCACCACGCCCACCATGGAGTTCCCATTTGACCAGTACCTGACCAGTGGCACCCTGAGAAAAGCCATCCGGGACACGCGGCAGCTCATGGGTGACACCAACACGGGCAAAGCACTGAGCTACGCCAAGGAAAAGCTCTTCAGTGGCGAGGCTGGGGCCCGGCCAGACGTGCCCAAGGTGCTGGTGTGGGTGACAGATGGCTTCTCCACGGATGACATCTCGGAGCCCAtgcagctgctgaaggacaTGGGGGTGACGGTGTTCATCGTGAGCACCGGCCGCAGCAACTTCCTGGAGCTCTcggctgctgccagccagccctcGGACAAACACCTGCACTTTGTGGACGTGGATGACCTGCCCATCATCACCAAGGAGCTCAGGGATGGCATCCTAG ATGTCATCCAAGCCAACCGGCTCCATGCCACAGACATCACCTCGAGCAGCTTCCGCCTGCTGTGGCCCAAACTTCTCTCCCAGGAAACTGGCTACTACACCCTGGAATATGCCCCAGCAGCTGACCTGGCAAGGAAGAGGACACAGCAGGTGTCCGGGGCTCACACCAGCCTCGTGCTCAGCGACCTTGCACCAGAAACCACTTATGAGGTGGCTCTGATTCCTGAATCCAACGTGCACTACTTCCCCACCCAGACCACAAGGGTCACGACACTGGCAG AGGAAATCAGCCCAGTTCAGGTTCTCATCTCAGAGTCTGGGCCACACAGCTTCCACGTGAGCTGGGCTCCTGTGCTGGACAGCGTGGTCAGCTACCAGGTCCTGTATGGGCCACTCCCAGGGAACTCAGTGAAGGTGCTGGAGGTAGATGGGAGGCACAACAGCACCGTGGTGGAGCACCTGGCACCCAACACCACCTACCTGGTGACAGTGACTGCAATCTATAGATCTGGGAAGGAGAAATCCCTGTCAGCCAAAGCCTGCACCCAGGAAG AGGGCTCCAAGGTGAGGCACCTCCGCTTTGAGGACGTGGGTCCCAGCAGCCTGAAAGCCTCCTGGGACTCTGCCGACGGGGCGGTCCTGGGTTACCGCGTGCGGTGCCGGCGGCAGAGCGGCCCCTCCTCGGTGCTCAGCGTGTCCCCGCAGGTGCACAGCGTGCTGCTCACCGACCTGCCCTCGGGCACCACCGGCAAGGTGTGCGTCCAGCCCGTGTACAGGAACCAGCCCGGCAAGAGGCTCTGCCGCACCGTGCACAGGCAGCCAG CTACAGAGGCCCAAGGATACAGGCACACGCAGAGAGCGTGA
- the VWA1 gene encoding von Willebrand factor A domain-containing protein 1 isoform X2 translates to MLAKAVLSLGLWLRFAAGQDTPEPGPQPPISNTEGDLLFLLDSSASVSHYEFSRVKEFMWDLLHPFTFGPRDVQTSIIHISTTPTMEFPFDQYLTSGTLRKAIRDTRQLMGDTNTGKALSYAKEKLFSGEAGARPDVPKVLVWVTDGFSTDDISEPMQLLKDMGVTVFIVSTGRSNFLELSAAASQPSDKHLHFVDVDDLPIITKELRDGILDVIQANRLHATDITSSSFRLLWPKLLSQETGYYTLEYAPAADLARKRTQQVSGAHTSLVLSDLAPETTYEVALIPESNVHYFPTQTTRVTTLAEEISPVQVLISESGPHSFHVSWAPVLDSVVSYQVLYGPLPGNSVKVLEVDGRHNSTVVEHLAPNTTYLVTVTAIYRSGKEKSLSAKACTQEEGSKVRHLRFEDVGPSSLKASWDSADGAVLGYRVRCRRQSGPSSVLSVSPQVHSVLLTDLPSGTTGKVCVQPVYRNQPGKRLCRTVHRQPATEAQGYRHTQRA, encoded by the exons ATGCTGGCCAAGGCAGTGCTCTCCCTTGGTCTGTGGCTGCGGTTTGCTGCAGGACAGGACACACCTGAGCCAG GTCCCCAGCCACCCATTTCCAACACAGAGGGGgacctcctcttcctgctggaCAGTTCTGCCAGTGTCTCCCACTATGAGTTCTCCAGGGTCAAGGAATTCATGTGGGACCTTTTGCACCCTTTCACCTTTGGCCCCAGGGATGTCCAGACCAGCATCATCCACATCAGCACCACGCCCACCATGGAGTTCCCATTTGACCAGTACCTGACCAGTGGCACCCTGAGAAAAGCCATCCGGGACACGCGGCAGCTCATGGGTGACACCAACACGGGCAAAGCACTGAGCTACGCCAAGGAAAAGCTCTTCAGTGGCGAGGCTGGGGCCCGGCCAGACGTGCCCAAGGTGCTGGTGTGGGTGACAGATGGCTTCTCCACGGATGACATCTCGGAGCCCAtgcagctgctgaaggacaTGGGGGTGACGGTGTTCATCGTGAGCACCGGCCGCAGCAACTTCCTGGAGCTCTcggctgctgccagccagccctcGGACAAACACCTGCACTTTGTGGACGTGGATGACCTGCCCATCATCACCAAGGAGCTCAGGGATGGCATCCTAG ATGTCATCCAAGCCAACCGGCTCCATGCCACAGACATCACCTCGAGCAGCTTCCGCCTGCTGTGGCCCAAACTTCTCTCCCAGGAAACTGGCTACTACACCCTGGAATATGCCCCAGCAGCTGACCTGGCAAGGAAGAGGACACAGCAGGTGTCCGGGGCTCACACCAGCCTCGTGCTCAGCGACCTTGCACCAGAAACCACTTATGAGGTGGCTCTGATTCCTGAATCCAACGTGCACTACTTCCCCACCCAGACCACAAGGGTCACGACACTGGCAG AGGAAATCAGCCCAGTTCAGGTTCTCATCTCAGAGTCTGGGCCACACAGCTTCCACGTGAGCTGGGCTCCTGTGCTGGACAGCGTGGTCAGCTACCAGGTCCTGTATGGGCCACTCCCAGGGAACTCAGTGAAGGTGCTGGAGGTAGATGGGAGGCACAACAGCACCGTGGTGGAGCACCTGGCACCCAACACCACCTACCTGGTGACAGTGACTGCAATCTATAGATCTGGGAAGGAGAAATCCCTGTCAGCCAAAGCCTGCACCCAGGAAG AGGGCTCCAAGGTGAGGCACCTCCGCTTTGAGGACGTGGGTCCCAGCAGCCTGAAAGCCTCCTGGGACTCTGCCGACGGGGCGGTCCTGGGTTACCGCGTGCGGTGCCGGCGGCAGAGCGGCCCCTCCTCGGTGCTCAGCGTGTCCCCGCAGGTGCACAGCGTGCTGCTCACCGACCTGCCCTCGGGCACCACCGGCAAGGTGTGCGTCCAGCCCGTGTACAGGAACCAGCCCGGCAAGAGGCTCTGCCGCACCGTGCACAGGCAGCCAG CTACAGAGGCCCAAGGATACAGGCACACGCAGAGAGCGTGA